A single window of Labeo rohita strain BAU-BD-2019 unplaced genomic scaffold, IGBB_LRoh.1.0 scaffold_1578, whole genome shotgun sequence DNA harbors:
- the LOC127158573 gene encoding uncharacterized protein LOC127158573 isoform X2, which produces MANLCPPLSAGEDTFELHLLQLELEAVEKQIQELLVRQTELRERRAALESSRVSIQRDTNTLTTSTPCASLHRSRAPWTRSSQMSFTPAPGHHGPWVQQQRKTRARPRPRTSPPPPPPVFEISTRNRFAPLRETERDAVIVGDSIVRYVRATLAKGKVHTHCFPGARVLDVSAQIPAILKDGGERHQAAADGGSEEGLQQPDRDSSTSPATRIIVSGPLPTYRRGHEKLFRADGLHPSRVGAELLSDNISRTLRSI; this is translated from the exons ATGGCGAATTTGTGTCCACCTTTGAGTGCAGGTGAGGACACGTTCGAGCTGCACTTGTTGCAGCTCGAGCTGGAGGCCGTGGAGAAGCAGATTCAGGAGCTGTTGGTGAGGCAGACCGAGCTGAGAGAGCGGAGAGCCGCTCTGGAATCCTCCCGGGTAAGTATACAGCGCGATACTAACACTCTGACCACCTCTACTCCGTGTGCTTCTCTGCACAGGTCCCGTGCACCCTGGACGCGATCTTCCCAGATGTCCTTCACTCCGGCGCCGGGACACCACGGACCCTGGGTGCAGCAGCAGCGGAAGACGCGAGCCAGGCCCCGGCCGAGGACCTCGCCCCCTCCGCCGCCTCCGGTCTTCGAGATCTCCACCCGGAACCGCTTCGCTCCCCTCCGCGAGACGGAACGCGACGCTGTGATCGTCGGAGACTCCATTGTCCGGTACGTACGTGCTACTTTAGCTAAAGGTAAAGTCCACACCCACTGTTTTCCTGGTGCTCGCGTTCTCGATGTTTCTGCGCAGATACCCGCAATCCTGAAGGACGGGGGTGAACGACATCAAGCTGCGGCAGACGGAGGTTCTGAAGAGGGACTTCAGCAGCCTGATCGAGACAGCAGCACGTCGCCCGCGACGAGGATCATCGTGTCAGGACCGCTTCCCACGTATCGACGTGGGCACGAAAA gcttttccgtgctgatggcctgcaccccagcagagtcggagcggaactgctgtcggacaacatctccaggacgctacgctccatttga
- the LOC127158573 gene encoding uncharacterized protein LOC127158573 isoform X1 translates to MANLCPPLSAGEDTFELHLLQLELEAVEKQIQELLVRQTELRERRAALESSRVSIQRDTNTLTTSTPCASLHRSRAPWTRSSQMSFTPAPGHHGPWVQQQRKTRARPRPRTSPPPPPPVFEISTRNRFAPLRETERDAVIVGDSIVRYVRATLAKGKVHTHCFPGARVLDVSAQIPAILKDGGERHQAAADGGSEEGLQQPDRDSSTSPATRIIVSGPLPTYRRGHEKFSRLLALNEWLLTWCKEQKLLFVNNWNLFWERPRLFRADGLHPSRVGAELLSDNISRTLRSI, encoded by the coding sequence ATGGCGAATTTGTGTCCACCTTTGAGTGCAGGTGAGGACACGTTCGAGCTGCACTTGTTGCAGCTCGAGCTGGAGGCCGTGGAGAAGCAGATTCAGGAGCTGTTGGTGAGGCAGACCGAGCTGAGAGAGCGGAGAGCCGCTCTGGAATCCTCCCGGGTAAGTATACAGCGCGATACTAACACTCTGACCACCTCTACTCCGTGTGCTTCTCTGCACAGGTCCCGTGCACCCTGGACGCGATCTTCCCAGATGTCCTTCACTCCGGCGCCGGGACACCACGGACCCTGGGTGCAGCAGCAGCGGAAGACGCGAGCCAGGCCCCGGCCGAGGACCTCGCCCCCTCCGCCGCCTCCGGTCTTCGAGATCTCCACCCGGAACCGCTTCGCTCCCCTCCGCGAGACGGAACGCGACGCTGTGATCGTCGGAGACTCCATTGTCCGGTACGTACGTGCTACTTTAGCTAAAGGTAAAGTCCACACCCACTGTTTTCCTGGTGCTCGCGTTCTCGATGTTTCTGCGCAGATACCCGCAATCCTGAAGGACGGGGGTGAACGACATCAAGCTGCGGCAGACGGAGGTTCTGAAGAGGGACTTCAGCAGCCTGATCGAGACAGCAGCACGTCGCCCGCGACGAGGATCATCGTGTCAGGACCGCTTCCCACGTATCGACGTGGGCACGAAAAGTTCAGTAGACTTcttgctctaaatgaatggttattgacatggtgtaaagaacagaaactgctctttgttaataattggaatcttttctgggaacgtcctaggcttttccgtgctgatggcctgcaccccagcagagtcggagcggaactgctgtcggacaacatctccaggacgctacgctccatttga